A single Ignavibacteriales bacterium DNA region contains:
- the secE gene encoding preprotein translocase subunit SecE, protein MKDKIVNFVNDVVKEMKKVTWPTQEELKESTTIVIVVCLVISVFTYAVDIGLTELFKAIY, encoded by the coding sequence ATGAAAGATAAAATTGTAAACTTCGTTAATGATGTGGTTAAGGAAATGAAAAAAGTTACCTGGCCAACTCAGGAAGAACTTAAAGAGTCAACCACGATTGTTATCGTGGTTTGTCTCGTTATTTCCGTCTTCACGTATGCTGTGGATATCGGTCTTACCGAATTATTCAAGGCAATCTACTAA
- the rpmG gene encoding 50S ribosomal protein L33, protein MREIITLECTECKRRNYSTTKNKRTHPQRVEHKKYCRWCKKHVIHKETK, encoded by the coding sequence ATGAGAGAAATAATCACCTTAGAATGCACCGAGTGCAAAAGAAGGAATTATTCCACGACAAAGAACAAAAGAACGCATCCCCAGCGCGTAGAGCACAAAAAGTACTGCCGCTGGTGCAAGAAGCATGTCATTCATAAAGAGACAAAATAA